AATTCCACATTTCTTGAGAATAGTCGATTTCTATAAGCAAATAAAAAAGTATGAAGATCCTCACACATTTATAGTGGAGCCGAAATACGGAAAAGGGTTTATGGAGCCGGATGCGTTCATGAGATTTAAGAAAAGGCCTTTCTTTGTGGAAATCCAGCGGTCTGTTTATAGTGAACGAATGATGAATGAGAAGATTAAACGGTATGAAGCTTATTACCATAGTGAGGAATGGAAAAATGAAGCATGGCAGCCGAAAGAGCGAAAACCTATTTTCCCCCGGATAGTCATGATCACAGATACCAGGTACAACATTGAGAGCTCTGTCATAAAAATAATTCAAACGCCAAGTGTAGAAGAGTTTGTGGAAGGATTAGCACCTGTTCACCCTCCTAAACAGGTAAAACAGGAACCCTCCACAGGGATTCAAGTTAACTCTGGGAATCTAAGATACAAGGCCCTGTAAAAAGGGTCTTTTTGGTGTTCCAAAACCTTAAATAGTTGGAGTTCTGGAGCGGGTGAAATCCTGTGCCCGGCATGGGTTTAAGTATATGAGTCCATTCATAGGGTCAAGTTCATATACCTACCCTATGAGTTTGACCCTATGACTTTGGAGTGTGGAATTTAGTTTATTTTGGTTTATTTTAAATGCATTCTGTTTATTTACGTTCATTTAACCATCCACCGTTTGTTTTATCTTCCCAAGTGAAATCTTTTCTCTTATAATCGAGTGAAAGGATGGTGAACGAACGAATGGACAAGTATAAACGTGCGTCTGAAGTGGCGGAACAATTAATTATTAACCGTAATACATTGCGCCGGTGGTTGCTGCAGTACGAGGACTATCTAAACACGAAGCTTGAAGGAAACACGAAGTTCATCCATGAAAGTAGCATTCCGGCTATCCAGCTGATTAAAGATTGCTACGCTAAACAACTTCAGGAGCATGAAATTAAGGATAAGCTGGCCAAGAGTCATGAGATCCCAAAGAATGCAGAGGCTGAGGAAGAAGAAAAAACACCTGGTCCACAATATGAACAGGAGTTAAACGAAATAAAATCCTTGTTACAACAGCAACAAGAGTTTAATAAACAACTAGTCGAACGGTTGAATGAACAGCAAAAATATATAGAATCTCGGATGGATGCTAGGGACAAAAACCTCATGAGCATGATCAGGGAGGTCCAGGAGACTAAACAACAACTTCTGGAGACAGCTGCAGCCAAAGAAGAGGTTAAAGAAGAAGAGAAGGAACAAAAGACTTGGTGGAGTAAGTTGTTCGGTAATTAGAGATAGAGAGGTAAAAAGGATGGATCCTTATATAAAAAAGACAGAGGGGATTTACTCTTATCGGTGTGAACACTGTTCATCAGTTTTTGGGGTAGTTTCTAGATTTGGTGTGGAAGCGGATAGGAAAGAGGAGCTCAAGTGTCCCAGTTGTTCTAGGACGACATTATTAATCGGTCAGGGGCACATGATTCACCAGGACTTTGTTTCAACCGTTGAGCCTGCTTCAACTGTGGAGGGCAACACCTTACATGATGAATATCCGTTAGTATTTGGAGCGGAGGTCATTTCTGAAGTGTTAAATATCTCTTTAAGAAAAGCCTATGATATTATGGAGCAAAAGGACTTTCCTTTAGTCCGAATCGGAAGACACAAGAAAGTCACCCGAGAAGCGTTTTTTCAGTGGCTTCAGAAGGTGAAAAAGACCGTATAAA
The genomic region above belongs to Sutcliffiella horikoshii and contains:
- a CDS encoding helix-turn-helix domain-containing protein, coding for MDPYIKKTEGIYSYRCEHCSSVFGVVSRFGVEADRKEELKCPSCSRTTLLIGQGHMIHQDFVSTVEPASTVEGNTLHDEYPLVFGAEVISEVLNISLRKAYDIMEQKDFPLVRIGRHKKVTREAFFQWLQKVKKTV
- a CDS encoding replication-relaxation family protein, encoding MRKRDLAILNDLTRFRCLTRDDIIELHFSNLKNPVTCCNTVLKRLRRDCHIEANTSQQPFIYFSAPAPIKKDSTKIPHFLRIVDFYKQIKKYEDPHTFIVEPKYGKGFMEPDAFMRFKKRPFFVEIQRSVYSERMMNEKIKRYEAYYHSEEWKNEAWQPKERKPIFPRIVMITDTRYNIESSVIKIIQTPSVEEFVEGLAPVHPPKQVKQEPSTGIQVNSGNLRYKAL
- a CDS encoding DUF3967 domain-containing protein, whose protein sequence is MDKYKRASEVAEQLIINRNTLRRWLLQYEDYLNTKLEGNTKFIHESSIPAIQLIKDCYAKQLQEHEIKDKLAKSHEIPKNAEAEEEEKTPGPQYEQELNEIKSLLQQQQEFNKQLVERLNEQQKYIESRMDARDKNLMSMIREVQETKQQLLETAAAKEEVKEEEKEQKTWWSKLFGN